The genomic DNA AGTCTAATTGTTATAGCGTAATACTACCCCCAGAAGAGCTACTGTGTGTGTAGACTTTTGTTCCAGCCCCACTCTAACAAACCAGACTCTACAAATGAACTGCTCAACAGGACCTTGTTAAGCTGACTCGGGTGTGTTTGAGCAGTgctggatcaaaagcctgcacacccagtggcCTAGCTCTCCAGGTGGAGAGTTGACCATGTGTTTTGTACAGTAACAGTGCtgtatatttgacctttttaAGGCATTTTTTTATCGTTATAGTATTAAGTATCATTATACTAAGCTGGTATTGATATCGAAGCCAAAATTCTGGAAACTTAGTTAATGATTAGTCAATTGGGGTAGCCTAAAAAATGCAGATgggcaaccccatgcttcagccatCTATAGTCTAGCCAGTAGCCACTATGCTACTACATTCATCAGGTTCAATGCTAAAATAGCACACCTGYCTGATAATGAGCCACCTTTGGTGAAAGAGCCAGCCCTAAAAATATGCCTTGTTGCCAACATGAGCTCATTTCTGGAGAAGAATATTAGCTGGTGTGGCGCTCGCAGACCTCAATTTGTATTAAATTGCATGCCAAGTGACATTAMAAATCCTTAAGTCTTAAATTCAACATATTGGATCCTGTAGTTACCctttaaactgtgtgtgtgtgtgtgttgcagaggtGAAGAAGGAGGTGGAAGAAGGGGATGAGCCCAGGgctgagacagagagcgagagcgaggaggAGCTGTCCTGCTTTGCCCCCCTGGTAAGCACCACATCGTCTGCCATCTTGCACTAGGATCATGTGTGTGGACATATTTacctatacttgtggggaccagaacaAAAATTTGACTAACTAGGGACATTTTGTCGGCCCMCACAAGGGAAAAGGGCTATTTCTAGGGATTAcggttagaattagggttgggGACAATATTCCCTCATTTATTTcgtcactgagcaaatttcaggtctgctgagcttaaacttgaatgttgtgaaaattcaGTGGAACTTCCAGTgcatgtttactgtgaacactgaggctgtacctgctttaagttagttttttAACAGTGGCAAAGTAGACTActatggctatttgatcataatgtagtcTTACCAGaatggcctaccatcaaaaacaaccgagaaaatgcatcccaaaaCATTTaacctggaaatagctgttctatcattcagccaatGTGtgatgttcaatgtaggcctacattctatgagacttttgggggggggggggaataaacatgcagggcttgacatgaaccttTATCCAATCAGACAAGGAAGTGTCTGTTCTTAATGTTGTGactgatgcaagaaaccactttacaagataatatgcattattattcacataccattattacagagaatcagacaaattatgctaccctctgcctattgtctacttagcttattcaagcctacCTCAAAATAccgcactgcccctttaagacaaaaacaatCTCTTTACCTTTCTTTTCTCCCGAAGTGTGCACATGTTCACTTCCCCttatggatttgaaaggaaattcATGTTAATGGAAACTCCCTCTAGCCCATGCCTataaatccaatgcttttaaatatgTATGGAATAGAACAAACGTACACTTCAGGAGGAATGAGAGATTATTCATACTTAACCAAGATATTCTCCTCAATGAAAGgctaaatatttgttttttacaGATTGTGAACCTAAGTTTCAATGTTGACATTCAATTGAGAGGATAAGACAATATTATTGGTTGACTTTGTAATAACCTAATTGGGCTCTAGTATGGGTTCTGTCGAGAGCCTTTCACTAAAGAACAATGGTGATATCATAAAATTGTGCCATGTCATTGGTCAGGTGGATGCAAAGACCACAGCCCTGGCTATGGCCATCACCGACTCGGAGCTGTCTGACGAGGAAGCATCCATTTTGGAGAGTGGGGGGTTCTCCGTATCCAGAGCTACCACCCCACAGATCACAGACGTCTCTGAAGGTAAGTACCCAAGCACAACAGGCCCTTCCTCCAAAGTATCTGTCCTGCGCAacttggatttaaaagaaaaggaatggtgtgtgtgtattaattagTGCAAACCGAAGCAAAATGTTTTGCCCCATAAAGAAAATACTCACCGGTAGCCTCACCAATCAGAGGCTCCATGTGTAGCAAGTGAAGTGGGAGATTTCTAATCAATGCTAAATGGAATTAGGCTACAATGATCAACCAACTGGTAGGCTGTGGTTTCATATGAATAAAGTTGTTGTACACAAGTATGCCTCAATAAGCCTTGCtactttagctagttagctggcaacTGAAGCTAGCTTCTTTACAAAGATTAGATGCAGTCAAGAAGGGCACTAGCAGATGGTATGATAACCTATGGCAGCAACAGGTTTGTCTAACTAGCGCGAGTCGTTTTGGcaactttccctctctccctccaagcCACACACACCGGCCCCTGCTCCCCTATCCCCCACCCTTCCAAGCAGAGCGCAGCGCACCGGCTCTCAAGTTAACTCCATTGAAGTTAATATATTTAatctttaaaacatgtatttagacTATCTGAAAAATCATGATATTATTCTAATAGTGAAATCATTTGAAATGCTCATCCCTAGCATATAACCCGATGTTAGACATACCTCTGTGTTAactcaaatatgacaatgttCCAGTTTAACAACATTTACTCAACTGTATTAGCACAATACATGGTTGCCATTGCACTCAGGCCCGGTTAATCTACAACGAGACTCCTGCGCAGGCGCACTAATAACAGTGATAGCAccttttaaacaaaaatatagtGATACTTAAAAAATGAATTTTACAATCTCCCACTTTTTCTTTTAAAGACAAATAAACCATCAACAACAATTAAATGTCCCAAGTATTATTTAAGTTCATTACAAATGGGTTGGGTTTCTTTGTATTGACAATGCTTCCAGCACTGAAGCGTGTGAAGTGGTTGATTTTATGTGAAGGTATCACACTGTTGGTCCAAACTCATGTAGATCTGCAGCCACCGTTTCATTGTACTTGGAAGCCAGTGGCAAACCGGCAGTTGGCCAGGTCTTAGGTTTGCTGTATTTCTGACAAGTGTCACAACTGTTAACTATCTGCCATAGAATGAAAAATACTCTCATCATTATTCCCAGAACTGCTGAGTCATTTCTGAAGTCTGTCAACTGCATGTCCAAACGCTTTGAAGTTTTAACAATACTTTTTTTCCCCTTTGTGTTTATGTTCTGTGTCTGTCAGAATCTCATTTTTACATGGACActgtgtgatgtctttgtctaaaatgtttacacaatagtGGCCTGAGGTAGTAAGTTCAAGGGTCACTGGTTGTTTAAACATCACTGCCTTGTCATTTCTTTAATGTCTAGTACAGCCCCTAACTTCTTGAGGGAAGCTTTGCTTAATAGTAAGGGGATATCTGTAGGGGCCACCTCTGTTTCAATGTGACACTTATTAGTCTGACCAATTTTTGCTGGTATCataactctcttggtagaatggACAATTCTSTCAtctcggggcggcaggtagcctagcgttgggtcagtaaccgaaagcttGCTAAATCGAAGYcccgagctgacaaggtaaaaatctgttgttctgcccctgaacaaggcagRtaacccactgttcctaggccgtcattgtaaataagaatttgttcttatctgactggcctagttaaataaaaaatgtaatctccAAATTTGAACGCTCTGTTGCTTGGTGTGTCAATCATATTTTGTACCTCTCATATTTAGTTCACTGACATAGTTATCAAGCCATTTTGCACCACAAACTGTGCATGTACATGCAGTAGCAATCACAGCAGATCCTAAGAACTCCGTATCAGAAGCAGATTGGTTTGAAaacactgctctctctgtgtttacattttcctctgttTAACTTGTTCATTTTTTATGAGGGCAGTCTTTAACCCAATGGTAAGtgctttgacaaaaaaaaaacattttgatctCCTTCCATGTCTGTCCAGTGGATTTGTGCCGGGCAATGGCGCCCTCGTCTGGTTGTCTTGAGAATGTGACTTTTTGGCGCCTTTTCTCTGCTGCTCTGTGCAATATGCTGCGTTACTAGTCAAAATTTAGTGCACTATagctggaatagggtgccatttgggattaaaCTTGTGTTTCTCGAGCCATCTGAGTTTTGGGAGCAACTAGTAATGTGTTTGGGTGGCAGGAGAAGGGTGTGGAGCCTCGTCCCAGATCGTCCCATCTGTTATTGGCAGGACAGAAGTCTTTTCACCAAAAATTGTTTAGTGCCGACTTCATTGACGCCACAGTCAGCACAGTACAAGCAGTCAAAGCCAACTGTTTCTCCCTACCACCCAGACAGGCAGTATCTATCAACTTGAAAGCTAACACTGCATCCGGGAGAACCATCTCGTACTYGCGCATCCTATTGTATCTCTGTTCRAARTCAATTATGTAGTCCGTAATTGCAACCGAAATGTCTCTAACACTGTCAAAGTTTGAATATGCCTCGTAGGCACGGTCTTACTCTTCTCTAAGAAACACACAATCCAGTGCTCTAATAAAAGTTCCCATACCGTCATCCTTGTTCAAATCCTCAACggatatttccagtgctgtatctctcgctcttccttcGAGTGATAATACAACCGCAAATGCTTGCTTTTTCttgtccagattagtaacccgTGTCCAGATTCCAAGTTAAAATGTTCAACTTTCCTACGACCTCTTCTCGTCGAAGCGAGGTGGCACAATGTAGGCACTAGCCATCCGCTGCTACCAATGTCAACTGAAATACGACAGACACAAAGACAAGGTTCCCAGTTTTAACACCGTTTACTCAACTGTATTAGCAYAATACATGGTTGCCATTGCACTCAGGCCAGATTAATCTACAACGAGACTCCTGCGCAGGCGCACTAATAGTAATAGCACCGTAGTAACAGAAATATATGGATACTTAACATGATGATCAATCTGATGCTTTTAAATGTGTGCAGAGAAAGGACAGAATTGGGTTGCAGGGATTTTTACAATTGAGCAGCATGTTACATGTGTTCCACAGTCCAAATCATGTGATTCAAATATTGGCACTAGCAAAATTTGAATTGTCATTATCTTGATATATGCTGTTGACACCTTCCTCATTCACTATATATCAGAATTGCATATTCATTTTTCAATTTTCTAATCACTATAtattgatttttctattgtgttattgtctgtatttttgtttatcccacgtgtcaCTCTGTTTTTGCCGCTTTGCtttaacttggccaggtcgcagttgtaaatgagaacttgttctcagctggcctacctgattaaataaaggtgaaataataaaataaaaactgtgacTCATCGACATGGCGTTGCCACAAGCAGGATATCGTAGATATTCACTCACAAAAAATATCTGGCCATGTGCAGGTGAGCTTCAAGCTGCTGCAATGTGACAGACTTGCGATTCACACTCTTAGAAGTCAACCCAATATTCTGATTTACTTCATGTATCACTGACTACCTTtaaccccatcctctctctcctgtgacTGTTTAGACCCGGACCAGCAGAGTGTGCACAATGACCCAGAGGAGACCTTCCTAAGGGACCGATCTGAATTCCCCTCGGTTGACGAGTTCCCCATCGAGCACAGCCTCCATTTTCCGTTGCGGGGCCCCGGTCAGAGCCAAGGGGACGGGGCTACGGCTGGGGGAAGAGAGCCCTCAGAGGCGGAGCCCATGAGCCCGGCCAGCCTCCTCCTCCAGCACCTGGCCTCCCCACTCCACTTTGTCAACACACACTTCAACGGACGTGGACGGCCGCCAGGTGGGGACCAGGGACCACTGCTGGGTGCTGGGACAGCGGAGGAGGTGGTGCATGGGGGGGAAGTGGAGTCCCAGGCCCCGAGGCAGTCACTGGAAGCCCTGAGTGAGGAGATTGTGAACACGGCAATCTCCACCGTGGTGCAGAACACTCTGTCGGCCCTGCTACGCTCCACCGAGGACAGCAAGGTCCCCTCAATCGCAGATTTCCTGCCCACCGACATGCCCTCCAGCACCCTGGAAAGTCCCCCTGTCGCCGAGGCAGAAAAGGACCAGGATGCGGTCGCTGTGGAGACCGAGGAGAGGAGTGCTGAGGAGATGCCGGACGACATGTTTGTACCGACCGAGGACGAGGACTTTGAGCTTCTGGACCAAAGTGAACTGGAGGAGATGGATGAGGACCTGCTGGGTCTTCTCAGTCCTGATGGACAGGGGATAGTCGGAGTGGCCTCTCCCACAGACACACCCCCATCTCCGACGCACCAACCAGAGTCCTTCTAGCGTCCTCATCACCGCTCATACCCTACTGTTTTGTTTTATGTAGATATACATTGTACAAATATATATGTACACTTATCAAAGAGTCTGTGGTTAGTGGCAGTTGGTTAGTGATTGAGATCACTGTGGTTGATTCTGCCTTCACACTATCACTGGATGAGTCCcgaatggcacctattccctttacagtgctctactttttaccagggcccatagggctctggtcaaaagtagtgcactatagctagaatagggtgccatttgggatgaaacgTTTCTCGAGGCTTGGGCTTGATGGCACCTGTGTTTGACAGGGTTTTATTGCTTTTAACCAAGGGAACAAGCCATCTGAGTTTTGGGAACTACTAGTAATGTGTTTGGGTGGCAGGAGAAGGGTTTGGagccttgtcccagatctgtttgtgctctatgTTGTAATGCCAAATGGAGTTGGGTATATTACAGCACAATCTGcaatgggaccaggctatagggACCAGATCTACAACCACCCTTCTCAAAGGAAATTATTAACAGATTATATGTGGATGGATTTtttgagagaaagaaaaggtttttgttttgattattttaatATATATGATATAAAGTATTTATTGTCGTCATGTGGGAATTTTAAAGTAATAAAGATTCTCTATGGTCAGTAACCCAAGTCGATACTACAATCTGCATTGGATTTAGATCTTCAGcaaaatacaaatgttttcatCATGTATGCACAAATACATGCATTTGGGAGTTTCATTGAAGGCAGTTTATTGACCAGCAACCCCTCAAGTAAATTCAGCACTCAATTGTGAAATCTCCCAAACAAAACTTAGTACTGCAGTTATTAGCCATACACAAAGAACTTATTTTAACCGTctattaaaattacatttcagaTTCACAATAATAGGTCTTTGAAATTTAGGGTGTATTGGACATCGTACGCACAAATACATGTTTGGGAGTTTTGTCGAAGGCAATTTAATGACCAGCAGCCCCACACTAAGCAAGATTGGGAGATTCCACAAACAATAATACATctcttttttttaaccaggtgatgataaataaatattttatatacAAAACATAGTTACTGTGGTATGCTGACAACCTTTTCAATTGCTCATCGTCAACATCCCAAAGGTCTATTTTGTTAGTTGTATTCTGTAATGTTTGTAAATTAATGCAAGTGCTACTTCACCACCACCAATTGCTTAATATGTGTACAACTTAAATGTTATGGGTACTTAATACTATTGGAAATCCCAGAACTAGGgaaaaacatttaacattttggGAGGCAACCAGTCTGTCTAGAGACTATGTACCTTACATCTAAAGGTTATTTATGCTGGTTTTGTCACGGCAATCCCACATACAACTGCCATTCACTATGACAAATTATTGAAAGTAATAGGAATACATGCATTGCATTATCTCCCCCAAAAGGTATGTTACCTAGGTCATATGTAACAATGATGGGTTATAAATGTTGCAACCTGATGATAGGAAATCTTCATGTCATTAGTGGGAATTCAGCTCGACCCCAATATAACTAGGACAGCTTTGTTGCGGCAAGTGTGCCTATCTGAATCTCAAGGAGTGGGAGGTTTGCGCAATAGAAGATACCGTTGCACAAACTAATATGTAGACGCAAATTAATGTGAAGTAGAAAATGGCGTCCACCAATGTCTAGCCTAAAGTTCCCCAACCCAAGTTGTCCCTGTGCACTGTATTGTAATATAAACAAACCTTTTTCCTGGCCAATGCCTTCCAAGCACTTCTGTAAAAGTTACCCTCAAAATGAGAGCAATTTGTTACATTGCATGTGATTACCAAGCATTAAAAATGCAATTGTCCTCTCCAAACTTGAAGGGAGCAAGACCTTGGACTTGTAGCAAGCATGCAATTTGTATGTTGCAGCTTTTATTAAACCAATGTCCCTTAAAGAATTCCGATAACACTACATTTGCCATTATGGAAATTTAGTGTGATTCATTTAAAAGGTCATTTCTTTTGCTATAATCCCACTGTAACCAACTATAAGATTAACAAATGTGTTATAGAAATGTTTGCCTATGCTTTTACTGCTTCTTGATCTATAAAGGCACTTAACAAGAACTGCATTGTAAAGAAAGGTATCTATTTTCAAATTTCTCTTGTTTATCAGAAACTACTCATCAGTTTGATCTTTTACATCTACAAAGGAACACAAACAAGTTCAGAAAATGCTGATAAGATTTATTGTAATTACAACAGGTTAAACACTGACAGCAGCTCTTTGTGCAGTGAAAGAAtaaaagaacaaacaaacaagggATGGAATGCAGTTGAAATTGATTTTAAAATCTCTTATCCGTCTAACCCatatcctcttctccctcctcttcaaaCTCGCCCTCCTCCTCGGCGGTGGCATCCTGGTACTGCTGGTACTCAGATACCAGGTCGTTCATGTTGCTCTCGGCCTCGGTGAACTCCATCTCGTCCATGCCCTCTCCGGTGTACCAGTGCAGGAAGGCCTTGCGGCGGAACATGGCTGTGAACTGCTCAGAGATGCGCTTAAACAACTCCTGGATGGCCGTGCTGTTGCCAATGAAGGTAGCGGACATTTTGAGGCCGCGGGGTGGGATGTCGCAGACTGCAGTCTTGACATTGTTGGGGATCCATTCAACAAAGTAGCTGCTGTTCTTGTTCTGCACGTTCAGCATCTGCTCGTCCACCTCCTTCATGGACATGCGGCCACGGAAAATTGCGGCCACAGTGAGGTAGCGGCCGTGGCGGGGATCGCAGGCGGCCATCATGTTCTTGGCATCGAACATCTGCTGGGTGAGTTCGGGCACCGTCAGCGCTCTGTACTGCTGGCTACCTCTGCTGGTGAGGGGGGCAAARCCTGGCATGAAGAAATGCAGGCGGGGGAATGGGACCATGTTGACAGCTAGCTTACGTAGGTCGGCGTTGAGCTGGCCGGGGAAGCGCAGGCAGGTGGTGACACCACTCATGGTGGCTGACACCAGGTGGTTGAGGTCCCCGTAA from Salvelinus sp. IW2-2015 linkage group LG27, ASM291031v2, whole genome shotgun sequence includes the following:
- the LOC111953329 gene encoding reticulophagy regulator 2 isoform X1 translates to MASGEEARCPSVSSVLEDLFPAGGSEQVCGDGNPELVQLRERLQGWLSQYEPLLLWMQRLLVWERPLYSIFVALTLNTLFWLLSSTSLRPLFLLSLSILGLMQLERWKHKLPLTTVQYPEANPMERETMNVQPRLLSIPELSHHLVESYLYCCLFVQEMLQYKRQNHGKFCAMMCSGCSVLAVVGHYVPGIMISYIVALSVLVWPLVVYHELIQRMYTGLEPILMKLDYSMKGDTQHRKHDKRKVKKEVEEGDEPRAETESESEEELSCFAPLVDAKTTALAMAITDSELSDEEASILESGGFSVSRATTPQITDVSEDPDQQSVHNDPEETFLRDRSEFPSVDEFPIEHSLHFPLRGPGQSQGDGATAGGREPSEAEPMSPASLLLQHLASPLHFVNTHFNGRGRPPGGDQGPLLGAGTAEEVVHGGEVESQAPRQSLEALSEEIVNTAISTVVQNTLSALLRSTEDSKVPSIADFLPTDMPSSTLESPPVAEAEKDQDAVAVETEERSAEEMPDDMFVPTEDEDFELLDQSELEEMDEDLLGLLSPDGQGIVGVASPTDTPPSPTHQPESF
- the LOC111953330 gene encoding tubulin beta-4B chain, with protein sequence MREIVHLQAGQCGNQIGAKFWEVISDEHGIDPTGTYHGDSDLQLERINVYYNEATGGKYVPRAILVDLEPGTMDSVRSGPFGQIFRPDNFVFGQSGAGNNWAKGHYTEGAELVDSVLDVVRKEAESCDCLQGFQLTHSLGGGTGSGMGTLLISKIREEYPDRIMNTFSVVPSPKVSDTVVEPYNATLSVHQLVENTDETYCIDNEALYDICFRTLKLTTPTYGDLNHLVSATMSGVTTCLRFPGQLNADLRKLAVNMVPFPRLHFFMPGFAPLTSRGSQQYRALTVPELTQQMFDAKNMMAACDPRHGRYLTVAAIFRGRMSMKEVDEQMLNVQNKNSSYFVEWIPNNVKTAVCDIPPRGLKMSATFIGNSTAIQELFKRISEQFTAMFRRKAFLHWYTGEGMDEMEFTEAESNMNDLVSEYQQYQDATAEEEGEFEEEGEEDMG
- the LOC111953329 gene encoding reticulophagy regulator 2 isoform X2, producing MLNNLLLSSTSLRPLFLLSLSILGLMQLERWKHKLPLTTVQYPEANPMERETMNVQPRLLSIPELSHHLVESYLYCCLFVQEMLQYKRQNHGKFCAMMCSGCSVLAVVGHYVPGIMISYIVALSVLVWPLVVYHELIQRMYTGLEPILMKLDYSMKGDTQHRKHDKRKVKKEVEEGDEPRAETESESEEELSCFAPLVDAKTTALAMAITDSELSDEEASILESGGFSVSRATTPQITDVSEDPDQQSVHNDPEETFLRDRSEFPSVDEFPIEHSLHFPLRGPGQSQGDGATAGGREPSEAEPMSPASLLLQHLASPLHFVNTHFNGRGRPPGGDQGPLLGAGTAEEVVHGGEVESQAPRQSLEALSEEIVNTAISTVVQNTLSALLRSTEDSKVPSIADFLPTDMPSSTLESPPVAEAEKDQDAVAVETEERSAEEMPDDMFVPTEDEDFELLDQSELEEMDEDLLGLLSPDGQGIVGVASPTDTPPSPTHQPESF
- the LOC111953329 gene encoding reticulophagy regulator 2 isoform X3 yields the protein MQLERWKHKLPLTTVQYPEANPMERETMNVQPRLLSIPELSHHLVESYLYCCLFVQEMLQYKRQNHGKFCAMMCSGCSVLAVVGHYVPGIMISYIVALSVLVWPLVVYHELIQRMYTGLEPILMKLDYSMKGDTQHRKHDKRKVKKEVEEGDEPRAETESESEEELSCFAPLVDAKTTALAMAITDSELSDEEASILESGGFSVSRATTPQITDVSEDPDQQSVHNDPEETFLRDRSEFPSVDEFPIEHSLHFPLRGPGQSQGDGATAGGREPSEAEPMSPASLLLQHLASPLHFVNTHFNGRGRPPGGDQGPLLGAGTAEEVVHGGEVESQAPRQSLEALSEEIVNTAISTVVQNTLSALLRSTEDSKVPSIADFLPTDMPSSTLESPPVAEAEKDQDAVAVETEERSAEEMPDDMFVPTEDEDFELLDQSELEEMDEDLLGLLSPDGQGIVGVASPTDTPPSPTHQPESF